One segment of Excalfactoria chinensis isolate bCotChi1 chromosome 27, bCotChi1.hap2, whole genome shotgun sequence DNA contains the following:
- the LOC140263102 gene encoding uncharacterized protein isoform X1, whose protein sequence is MDLMPGDVLLSMEPYMLLDPLQKSLYRDVMQESYETLMAIAQGLVNPKGAEEDTVGLKEDSMGSADPLIHPPHNPSPTPTLGSNRRKAKRPDKAVPIGVTQPPRTAPTPKPNRAKLTRLRDRPFNCPDCNKSFPWASHLERHRRVHTGERPYNCPECGESYSQSSHLLQHRRTHNSDRPYKCQRCGKRFAVSSDLVTHHRIHEAQKPHKCGDCGKGFIWASHLERHRRVHTGEKPYKCPECGESFSQGSHLSKHRRSHTVERPRSHIGSKSLSNPNNRKAFRVDPTLYKHQRGHRKEGKHGCGVCGKGFAWESHLLRHQRVHTGERPFCCGICGERFTQKPHLLQHGKTHLSERPYKWKDYGEDSERPYKDDGEERPYKDDGEEQPYKNYREGSEWPYKDYGEERPYKDDGEGSERPYKDYGEERPYKDDGEERPYKDDGEERPYKDYGEGSERPYKDDGEERPYKDYGEGSERPYKDDGEERPYKDYGEDSERPYKDDGEERPYKDYGEEQPYKDYREGSERPYKDYGEERPYKDYGEEQPYKDDGEERPYKDYGEDSERPYKDDGEERPYKDYGEEQPYKDYREGSERPYKDYGEERPYKDYGEDSTPLMAHRRRHTDPKRFRCGDCGKGFLWGSHLERHRRVHTGEKPYECPQCGEAFSQGSHLAKHRRSHDPKRVLVDPKED, encoded by the exons ATGGATTTAATGCCAG GGGATGTATTGCTTTCAATGGAGCCCTATATGCTGCTGGATCCCCTACAGAAGTCGCTCTACCGGGATGTGATGCAAGAGAGCTACGAGACCCTGATGGCCATCG CTCAAGGCTTGGTGAACCCCAAAGGGGCCGAGGAAGACACCGTGGGGCTGAAGGaggactctatggggtcagcGGACCCCCTCATTcacccaccccataacccatcACCGACCCCAACTCTGGGATCCAACAGGAGGAAAGCCAAACGACCCGATAAAGCCGTCCCTATTGGGGTCACGCAGCCACCCCGCACCGCCCCGACCCCAAAACCCAATAGGGCCAAGCTCACCCGTCTACGGGATCGTCCATTCAACTGCCCCGACTGCAACAAATCCTTCCCGTGGGCTTCACATTTAGAACGGCACCGCAGGGTCCATACGGGAGAACGACCCTATAACTGCCCCGAATGCGGGGAATCCTATAGCCAAAGCTCCCATCTCCTTCAACACCGCCGGACCCATAACAGCGACCGACCCTATAAATGCCAACGGTGCGGCAAACGTTTCGCCGTCTCATCCGACCTCGTAACTCATCATAGGATCCACGAAGCCCAAAAACCCCATAAATGTGGGGATTGCGGGAAGGGTTTTATATGGGCTTCGCATCTAGAACGACACCGGAGGGTCCATACAGGAGAAAAACCCTATAAGTGCCCCGAATGTGGGGAATCCTTTAGCCAAGGATCCCATCTATCGAAGCACCGTCGGAGCCACACGGTCGAACGACCCCGATCCCATATAGGGTCGAAATCATTGAGCAATCCTAATAATAGGAAGGCTTTCCGCGTCGACCCGACCCTATATAAGCATCAACGGGGTCATAGGAAAGAAGGCAAACATGGTTGTGGGGTTTGCGGGAAGGGGTTCGCTTGGGAATCCCATTTGTTACGGCACCAAAGGGTCCATACGGGGGAAAGACCCTTTTGTTGTGGGATCTGTGGGGAGAGATTCACCCAAAAACCCCATTTGCTTCAACACGGGAAGACTCACCTCTCAGAACGACCCTATAAGTGGAAGGACTATGGGGAAGACTCAGAACGACCCTATAAGGACGATGGGGAAGAACGGCCCTATAAGGACGATGGGGAAGAACAGCCCTATAAGAACTACAGGGAAGGCTCAGAATGGCCCTATAAGGACTATGGGGAAGAACGGCCCTATAAGGACGATGGGGAAGGCTCAGAACGGCCCTATAAGGACTATGGGGAAGAACGACCCTATAAGGACGATGGGGAAGAACGGCCCTATAAGGACGATGGGGAAGAACGGCCCTATAAGGACTATGGGGAAGGCTCAGAACGGCCCTATAAGGATGATGGGGAAGAACGACCCTATAAGGACTATGGGGAAGGCTCAGAACGGCCCTATAAGGATGATGGGGAAGAACGGCCCTATAAGGACTACGGGGAAGACTCAGAACGGCCCTATAAGGACGATGGGGAAGAACGACCCTATAAGGACTATGGGGAAGAACAGCCCTATAAGGACTACAGGGAAGGCTCAGAACGACCCTATAAGGACTATGGGGAAGAACGGCCCTATAAGGACTATGGGGAAGAACAGCCCTATAAGGATGATGGGGAAGAACGGCCCTATAAGGACTACGGGGAAGACTCAGAACGGCCCTATAAGGACGATGGGGAAGAACGACCCTATAAGGACTATGGGGAAGAACAGCCCTATAAGGACTACAGGGAAGGCTCAGAACGGCCCTATAAGGACTATGGGGAAGAACGGCCCTATAAGGACTATGGGGAAGACTCAACACCATTAATGGCTCATCGGCGTCGCCATACGGACCCTAAAAGATTTAGGTGTGGGGATTGTGGGAAGGGGTTTTTATGGGGTTCTCATCTGGAACGGCACCGTAGGGTCCATACGGGGGAGAAACCCTATGAGTGTCCCCAATGTGGGGAAGCCTTCAGTCAAGGCTCCCATCTGGCCAAGCATCGACGCAGCCACGACCCTAAAAGGGTTTTGGTCGACCCTAAAGAGGATTGA
- the LOC140263102 gene encoding uncharacterized protein isoform X2, with the protein MEPYMLLDPLQKSLYRDVMQESYETLMAIAQGLVNPKGAEEDTVGLKEDSMGSADPLIHPPHNPSPTPTLGSNRRKAKRPDKAVPIGVTQPPRTAPTPKPNRAKLTRLRDRPFNCPDCNKSFPWASHLERHRRVHTGERPYNCPECGESYSQSSHLLQHRRTHNSDRPYKCQRCGKRFAVSSDLVTHHRIHEAQKPHKCGDCGKGFIWASHLERHRRVHTGEKPYKCPECGESFSQGSHLSKHRRSHTVERPRSHIGSKSLSNPNNRKAFRVDPTLYKHQRGHRKEGKHGCGVCGKGFAWESHLLRHQRVHTGERPFCCGICGERFTQKPHLLQHGKTHLSERPYKWKDYGEDSERPYKDDGEERPYKDDGEEQPYKNYREGSEWPYKDYGEERPYKDDGEGSERPYKDYGEERPYKDDGEERPYKDDGEERPYKDYGEGSERPYKDDGEERPYKDYGEGSERPYKDDGEERPYKDYGEDSERPYKDDGEERPYKDYGEEQPYKDYREGSERPYKDYGEERPYKDYGEEQPYKDDGEERPYKDYGEDSERPYKDDGEERPYKDYGEEQPYKDYREGSERPYKDYGEERPYKDYGEDSTPLMAHRRRHTDPKRFRCGDCGKGFLWGSHLERHRRVHTGEKPYECPQCGEAFSQGSHLAKHRRSHDPKRVLVDPKED; encoded by the exons ATGGAGCCCTATATGCTGCTGGATCCCCTACAGAAGTCGCTCTACCGGGATGTGATGCAAGAGAGCTACGAGACCCTGATGGCCATCG CTCAAGGCTTGGTGAACCCCAAAGGGGCCGAGGAAGACACCGTGGGGCTGAAGGaggactctatggggtcagcGGACCCCCTCATTcacccaccccataacccatcACCGACCCCAACTCTGGGATCCAACAGGAGGAAAGCCAAACGACCCGATAAAGCCGTCCCTATTGGGGTCACGCAGCCACCCCGCACCGCCCCGACCCCAAAACCCAATAGGGCCAAGCTCACCCGTCTACGGGATCGTCCATTCAACTGCCCCGACTGCAACAAATCCTTCCCGTGGGCTTCACATTTAGAACGGCACCGCAGGGTCCATACGGGAGAACGACCCTATAACTGCCCCGAATGCGGGGAATCCTATAGCCAAAGCTCCCATCTCCTTCAACACCGCCGGACCCATAACAGCGACCGACCCTATAAATGCCAACGGTGCGGCAAACGTTTCGCCGTCTCATCCGACCTCGTAACTCATCATAGGATCCACGAAGCCCAAAAACCCCATAAATGTGGGGATTGCGGGAAGGGTTTTATATGGGCTTCGCATCTAGAACGACACCGGAGGGTCCATACAGGAGAAAAACCCTATAAGTGCCCCGAATGTGGGGAATCCTTTAGCCAAGGATCCCATCTATCGAAGCACCGTCGGAGCCACACGGTCGAACGACCCCGATCCCATATAGGGTCGAAATCATTGAGCAATCCTAATAATAGGAAGGCTTTCCGCGTCGACCCGACCCTATATAAGCATCAACGGGGTCATAGGAAAGAAGGCAAACATGGTTGTGGGGTTTGCGGGAAGGGGTTCGCTTGGGAATCCCATTTGTTACGGCACCAAAGGGTCCATACGGGGGAAAGACCCTTTTGTTGTGGGATCTGTGGGGAGAGATTCACCCAAAAACCCCATTTGCTTCAACACGGGAAGACTCACCTCTCAGAACGACCCTATAAGTGGAAGGACTATGGGGAAGACTCAGAACGACCCTATAAGGACGATGGGGAAGAACGGCCCTATAAGGACGATGGGGAAGAACAGCCCTATAAGAACTACAGGGAAGGCTCAGAATGGCCCTATAAGGACTATGGGGAAGAACGGCCCTATAAGGACGATGGGGAAGGCTCAGAACGGCCCTATAAGGACTATGGGGAAGAACGACCCTATAAGGACGATGGGGAAGAACGGCCCTATAAGGACGATGGGGAAGAACGGCCCTATAAGGACTATGGGGAAGGCTCAGAACGGCCCTATAAGGATGATGGGGAAGAACGACCCTATAAGGACTATGGGGAAGGCTCAGAACGGCCCTATAAGGATGATGGGGAAGAACGGCCCTATAAGGACTACGGGGAAGACTCAGAACGGCCCTATAAGGACGATGGGGAAGAACGACCCTATAAGGACTATGGGGAAGAACAGCCCTATAAGGACTACAGGGAAGGCTCAGAACGACCCTATAAGGACTATGGGGAAGAACGGCCCTATAAGGACTATGGGGAAGAACAGCCCTATAAGGATGATGGGGAAGAACGGCCCTATAAGGACTACGGGGAAGACTCAGAACGGCCCTATAAGGACGATGGGGAAGAACGACCCTATAAGGACTATGGGGAAGAACAGCCCTATAAGGACTACAGGGAAGGCTCAGAACGGCCCTATAAGGACTATGGGGAAGAACGGCCCTATAAGGACTATGGGGAAGACTCAACACCATTAATGGCTCATCGGCGTCGCCATACGGACCCTAAAAGATTTAGGTGTGGGGATTGTGGGAAGGGGTTTTTATGGGGTTCTCATCTGGAACGGCACCGTAGGGTCCATACGGGGGAGAAACCCTATGAGTGTCCCCAATGTGGGGAAGCCTTCAGTCAAGGCTCCCATCTGGCCAAGCATCGACGCAGCCACGACCCTAAAAGGGTTTTGGTCGACCCTAAAGAGGATTGA